TGGATGTCCGTATCCATCTCGAAGGGAATTTGAGTGGTGCCGGACTCTTTGTCTGCAGCATTGCGCAGGCCCCTACCGTGGATGCGCTGATACCTATAGGAAAGCTTCCACTGCCCCTTGCTCACGGGCGCGTTGTAGACGCCAACCGGCGCTGCGGGACGCGCCCGGGCGGCGTCTGGAGCGACGACGTTGACGGCGATCGCGAACCCGAGGAGCACAAGCACATGAATGAGAGTCGACACGCGCCGCAAACTAGAGAATGCAACGCCGCGGATCAATATGCCGTACCGCGCAGCGCATCGAAGAATGATGCCTCCAGGGCGGCGAGATCACTGCGGAAGATTCGGCGCAGCGAATCGTTGAGATCGCCGGTTCGGATGAGCCGCCGGCACAAATCGCGCAGCCGGCGCTCACCGCGCAATTGCGCAAGGAAATCGACGAATCCGTAGGATTCGAGGTAAGCCAGAGATGCAGCCTGGGGCCCAAGCGCTCCGAGGTTGGCGGAGCTCAGATCCGACAACGCGAACAATTGCCCAGCCCGAAGCCTTTCGGCCAACACTCGCGTTTGCCAATCGAGCAGATTGTGTCGTCCGACCGCGCGAGCTTCGAACCACTCGGCCACTCCCTCGTTGAACCACGCCGGAAGTACCGTGGTTGGAAGCGACGAGTCGAACGCCGCGTGAACGAGTTCGTGATGCAGGACCTGTATCAGCCGATCACTGACCGAGGTTTCTCCGCGAATGTGAATCGTGCCTCCGTAAAATCCCGCGGCCGGAAAGCGAAACATTCCAGCAAAGCGTTGCTGAAAAATCTGGGGATCGTGAATCGTGACTTCGATGGTTCGCGAAGGCCGCATTCCGAGCGCCGAGTCGAGACTCCGATAGGCGCCCTCGAGCACTTGGAGTACCTCCTGTTCGAAGCGTCGCGAACCATAGAAACCGGAAGTGCGATCTATATCCACGTCTTGATAGAGGATGAAATGCGACGATTTGCGCTGGTCGTACTCCCCGTCCGCCCCGCGACCGGCCGAGGCCCCGGGTGGTGCCGCAACGAAGACAACGAATACGATCGCTGCAGCGCAGTACTTCGCAGAATCATTCAAATGCAGATTGTGCATCGACCGCAGAAGCTCCCACCCGAAGTTACGATTCTGAGTATCGCACGTCGCGGTTCCCCGCGCAGAACGACCCTCTGACACCGCAATACGACGCGCGCTACGAGTTGAGCGTGAGAAACTGGAATTGGACCCGCTGGGGAAAATCTCGAGGCTACATCGCACCCAAAGTAAAGAACTTGAGCGCGAGCTTACCCGCAGTGGCGAGCAGGCGACGCATCTCGGCCATCGCCTTTGCGCGGGTGCCCTGGGGATAGAGATCAGGGCACAGGCGTTGGCGACGCGCGCTCAGTCTCTCCATGTGGTTGAGGGTCGACTGGGCCCAGAGCTTGTTGCCCCGGCTCACGGCCCGCTCGACCATCATCGCGTGTTGCTCGAGTTGTTTGCCGATCTGTCGGCACTGGCCACGATTGGGTTTCTGAATTGCCGAGGCAGGACCCGCCATCGCGAGCACCAGAACTGTCACGCAGATGACCCACCGCATTTTCTTCCCCTCCCCACGCACGACCGGGTAATCCGAGTCAATGCTCTAATCGGTTGTTCCCGCGCACATATGAAGCATGGATTGCCGACACCGGGCTCTCGCCTGTTCGAGCAGGCCTGCCCCGTGGGGCGGACGAGCGGGCGCTCAGAGCGATTCGATGATCCGCTCAGCCGCGCGATGGGCCAGCGCCATGCCGGTGAACATGGGGTTTACCGAAGGACAGCGGGGGAATATTCCAGTGTCAGTGATGTAGAGATTGTCCAGATCGTGACAGCGTCCGAATTCGTCCACCACCCCGAGACTGGAATCGCCGTGCATGCGCGTCGTACAAAACGCGTGGTTGCCGGCACTCACCAGATCACGCGCTCGGATGGGATGGGTTTGCAGAAGTCGCGCTTCGTCGAGGGAATGCATCTCTGCGGGGAGACCGATCACGCCGGGCACGATCTTCCGAGCCCCCGCCGCGAAGAATATCTCCGCGATCACCCACAATGCGCGGGCGAGAATTTTGACGTCCTCGGGATGCATGTGCCAACGCAAATTTGGTTCCAGGCCTCGGCGCTTGGGTCGCACGGTTCCGAGCGAACGATGGGTGCTGCCGATCGCATCCCAGTTGGCGAGGTACGGCAGATCGTTGAACCGCTCGAGCAGTGCCTTGCCAAAGCCCGGCATGCGAACCGCGGCGACCGCCGGAGGCGCCCAAAGCGATTCCAGCTTGAAGCCCTCGCGCAAGAAGTGGAGCGACTGGTAACCCTGGGTCGCACCAAACTGAGGATTGACGACTTCCGGAAAAATGCCCGCGATCGCCACTCCGGGATGAAACTGCAGGTTGTTTCCGACCTGCCCCGATCGATTGGCCAGATTGCCACTGCGCTGCAAGAGGATTGGAGTCGCCATGCAGCCAGCCGCCAGCACCACGACCTTTGCCTTGACCTTGAAGCGATGACTCCGCACACCCGTGAAGGGTTCGACGACCTGCCCCGAAACGCCGGTCGCTCGACGTCCGTCGCTCAACACATTTTGCACCTGCACCGACGTCAGTACCTTGGCTCCCAGGCGCATCGCATCGGGGATGTAGCTGATGTCCATACTCTGTTTGGCGCGCGCCCTGCAACCGGTAAAGCACTCTCCCGAACCGCGACAACCCCGCACATTGCGCTCGATCGGCTCGCTCGAGTAGCCGAGGGCATCGCAGCCTTCCTTCATCAACAGGTTTCGGCGTCCTTGTACATTATCCGGTGTCGGTGCGATTTTCAGATACTCCGCAACGGCGTCGAAATGGGGATCGAGAGATTCGCGAGTGGTATGCTCGAGGTCGTAGCGACTCGACCATTCGTCGAAGACAAAGGCCGGAGGCCGAACACAGATCGCCGAGTTGACGAGCGACCCGCCGCCCAACGCGATCGCCTGCATGGTGGGCATGATCGTGCCCCGCGTGCTTCTCAGGCCCGCTTCGCGCAGGGTCCGCGCCATCGAGAGACTGCCCTCAAATTCGTAGTCCTGAGGCGTAAACGGGGGCCCTTCTTCGAGCAGAACCACACTGTGCCCCGCGGCCGCGATGCTATGGGCGACAACTGCGCCGCACGGGCCCGACCCCACGACCAGTGCGTCCGCTTCCTCTTCGAAATCCCTGTCGTACTGGGCAAAGACCCGAAGAACCTCGGCGCTCGGATGTCGATCATGGGTCGCGATACTCACGAGATGGTCTCCGAGGACAGATTTGTCGATCTGTGAGTCGATGAAGTTGTAGCTACCGGTGCTGGGATTGCGTAGTCGGGATGGAGCGGCCCCTCGATATCCAGTGGCGTGCCGTCGCTCGGCGGGCCTAGATCTTGTTCGCTGTAGGGAATTTGATCGGGGTGCTGCCCAATGGCGGGGTAGAGCAGGTCCGCCTCACACAAGGGCGATTCCATCGCATAGGGCGCCAGCCCCAGATGGCGCATCACCACCGGATGTCCGAGATACCCCATCGTGAGCACCGCGCGAAGAGCGGTGAAGCAAATCTGACGGAAGAACTTCGAACTCTGAGACCAGCGTTGCAGCACCAGTTCGCGCTGCTCGAGGGTCAGCGATGAGAACCGCCGCATCCCAGTCCACCCCGGTCCCGGGAACAGCAGGGTCCCGTGCTCGAACAACATGAACAGTGCACGAATCTGCCAACGCACGTTGGGCGGGAGGGAAGCGAGGAAGCGATCGGCAAAACCTGGAAGGTCGGCTTCGATGCCAGAAAAGGGAATGGCTCCATCAGCCGGAAACATCACCTCGGCAGTGGAGGAGATCAAGGCGACTTCCCTTCGCGCCAGCACCTTGAATTTCCGGGCCGTGCCCGAATAGCCGAGGAACACCCGACGCACGATCAGAAAGATCGCCAAGGTGATGAGGATCCACGTAGTCACCGACCGATAATAACGACTCAATCCGAATCGTCAGCGGGCTCGCGCTAATGCTGGTGGATGGAATTATCCTGAGACAGACCGTGGACCCAGGCGTATGCCTCGTTTTCGCAACGCTGGAGCGCCGGGATTTCGAGACCCAGGTCGGCGAGGCTGTGATCGACCGAGTCGAAGTCTGCCCGCTCGATCAGCTGCACAAGGGCGAGCAGCCGTCCGAGGATCCCATCACCCTTCAATAGCGCGGACTCGACCTCGTCTTCGAGGTGTAGCTCCGGGATGATTTCTTCGGCCGGGCGCCCGAGGAGCGCGTCGACCAACGAGAGCATTCCCACCAGAAACGCAGCTTCCGATTGCGCTGTAGCCGTTCCTTCTTCGATCAGTTCGATCGCGAGCAATTCCATCAGCCGACCCCGGTGGGACGCGGTCTGGAGCAGCGGATTCTGCATACCTTCATCACTATCCCCGACGTAGAGCAGCATGAAGAGCCAGCGCCTGAGGTTTTCACGGCCTAGATACACGACAGCGTCTTCGACACGCCCAATTCGGCTCATCAGCCCCATCGCGGCCGAATTCACCAATCGCAATAGACTCACACTCAGGCTCGCGTTTCGCTTGAGGGTCTCGCAGAGAACGTTGGTTTCTGCGTCGGCGATCAAGTCCTGAATCAGGTCGAGCACCGCGACTCGTGCCGGGTCGAGGGCGTCGCTTTCGAGCACCTGGGGAACGGCAAAGAAGTAACCCTGGAAGAGATCGAATCCCAACTTCAGACATTCGTCGAATTCTTCCCGGGTTTCGACCTTCTCGGCAAGCAACTTCACATTGTGTCTGCGCAGACTTCGCACGACGCTCGCCCAGCGGTTGCGTGGAATCCCGGGAAGATCAACTTTTACGTAATCCACGAGAGACAGGAACTCCTCTCGCGGGTCTTTCTGGACCCAATCATCGAGGGCCAGAACGAATCCTTGCCTTTGTAGTTCGGCGCACCGATCTCGCAGCTTGTCCTCGACCACCACGTTCTCGAGAACTTCGATCACCACCCGATCCTTGGGCAGCGCTTCGATCAGATCGCTCATGATCATCGGCCCCACCACGTTGAAGAAACCCAGCGAGTTCCCAAGCACGCGATCGAGCCCCATGGTCATGAAAGTATTCACGATCACTCGGAGGGATGCGGCTCCCTGCTCCGAAAACTCGGCTGTGCGCGCGTTTGCAGATCCGCGAAACAGGAGTTCATAGGCCACCAGCTTTTGATCGCGGTCGAGGATCGGCTGACGGCCGACGAAAATATGCGAGTTCGAACTCATGAGGATGCCCGATACTGGTTGAGCGAACAGCGTGCCCGTTCTATCGGCGCAATTCGCACCCAGCTTCAGCCAGTTCAGTCTGGCGCGAAAATCGCTGGGCGCGGCCATGTATCATTACAGGGACCCGGTAGCTTTCGCCGTTCGC
This portion of the Myxococcales bacterium genome encodes:
- a CDS encoding EAL domain-containing protein, with translation MSSNSHIFVGRQPILDRDQKLVAYELLFRGSANARTAEFSEQGAASLRVIVNTFMTMGLDRVLGNSLGFFNVVGPMIMSDLIEALPKDRVVIEVLENVVVEDKLRDRCAELQRQGFVLALDDWVQKDPREEFLSLVDYVKVDLPGIPRNRWASVVRSLRRHNVKLLAEKVETREEFDECLKLGFDLFQGYFFAVPQVLESDALDPARVAVLDLIQDLIADAETNVLCETLKRNASLSVSLLRLVNSAAMGLMSRIGRVEDAVVYLGRENLRRWLFMLLYVGDSDEGMQNPLLQTASHRGRLMELLAIELIEEGTATAQSEAAFLVGMLSLVDALLGRPAEEIIPELHLEDEVESALLKGDGILGRLLALVQLIERADFDSVDHSLADLGLEIPALQRCENEAYAWVHGLSQDNSIHQH
- a CDS encoding GMC family oxidoreductase; its protein translation is MSIATHDRHPSAEVLRVFAQYDRDFEEEADALVVGSGPCGAVVAHSIAAAGHSVVLLEEGPPFTPQDYEFEGSLSMARTLREAGLRSTRGTIMPTMQAIALGGGSLVNSAICVRPPAFVFDEWSSRYDLEHTTRESLDPHFDAVAEYLKIAPTPDNVQGRRNLLMKEGCDALGYSSEPIERNVRGCRGSGECFTGCRARAKQSMDISYIPDAMRLGAKVLTSVQVQNVLSDGRRATGVSGQVVEPFTGVRSHRFKVKAKVVVLAAGCMATPILLQRSGNLANRSGQVGNNLQFHPGVAIAGIFPEVVNPQFGATQGYQSLHFLREGFKLESLWAPPAVAAVRMPGFGKALLERFNDLPYLANWDAIGSTHRSLGTVRPKRRGLEPNLRWHMHPEDVKILARALWVIAEIFFAAGARKIVPGVIGLPAEMHSLDEARLLQTHPIRARDLVSAGNHAFCTTRMHGDSSLGVVDEFGRCHDLDNLYITDTGIFPRCPSVNPMFTGMALAHRAAERIIESL